GGTGCCGGTCAGCTCCGTCGCGCCCGGACCGGGCGGCAGCCGTGGGCCACCGGGCGGCGGCTTCACACCGGGCGGCGGCTTCAGCCCGCCGGGCGGCACCGACCCGGCCGGTGGTGCGGACGGGGCCACCGAGCCCGGCGGCGCGGACGGCGGCACGGCGTCCGACGGGGTGACCGGGTCCGAGGGGGTGACCGTGGGCGGCGGGGAACTGGTCGGGACGGCCGGCGGCCCGGTGACGTCGGCACCGTCACCACAGCCGGCGAGCGCCACACCGGCGGTCAGCAGCACGACGACCGCCATCCGAGGAGTTCTCATACCCACTGCGACGCGCCCCGTCCGTGATCCGTTCCGTCCGCCGCGAACCCGCCGGGCGTACCGGTGCTCCACTCCGCCACCGCCAACGACGAAGACCGAGGCCGGCGGGCCACCGCCGGGCACGGTCGGCGCACCGCCCCGTGCCGGGGTCGCCACGCACGATCCCCGCCCGCGGCTGATCCAGGGTCAGCCGCGGGCGGCGGCCTTCATGTCGCGCTTGAGTTCCTGCGGCAGCGAGAAGGTCAGCCGCTCGTTGGCGGTGACCACCTCGTCGACGTCGGTGAAGCCCCGCTCGGCGAGGTAGGCCAGCACCTCCTGGACCAGTTCGTCCGGCACGCTCGCGCCGGAGGTCAGCCCGACGGTGCCGGCACCGGCGAGCCAGGCGTCGTCGATCTCGTGGGCGAAGTCGATCAGATACCCGGCGCGGGCACCGGCGTCCAGGGCCACCTCGACCAGGCGTACCGAGTTGGACGAGTTGCGCGAGCCGACCACGAGCACCACGTCGCAGTCCGGGGCGATCTCCTTGACCACGTGCTGACGGTTGGAGGTGGCGTAGCAGATGTCGTCACTGGGCGGCGACTGGAGCAGCGGCAGCCGGGTCTTGAGCCGGGCCACCGTCTCCAGCGTCTCGTCCACCGACAGGGTGGTCTGGGAGAGCCAGACGACCTTGTTCGGGTCGCGCACGGTGATCCGGTCGGCGTCGTCGGGGCCGTCGACCAGCTGGATGTGGGCGGGGGCCTCCCCGGCGGTGCCGATGACCTCCTCGTGCCCCTCGTGGCCGATCAGCAGGATGTCGTAGTCCTCTGCGGCGAACCGCTTGGCCTCCTGGTGCACCTTGGTCACCAGCGGGCAGGTCGCGTCGATCGCCTTGAGCGACCGGGCCTTCGCCTGCTCGTAGACC
Above is a window of Micromonospora rifamycinica DNA encoding:
- a CDS encoding RAD23 family protein, producing MRTPRMAVVVLLTAGVALAGCGDGADVTGPPAVPTSSPPPTVTPSDPVTPSDAVPPSAPPGSVAPSAPPAGSVPPGGLKPPPGVKPPPGGPRLPPGPGATELTGTVEAGVEPGCLLLDGHQLVGGPTDVLVKGARVTVTGRAQPDLTSTCQQGVPFLVESARRS
- a CDS encoding 4-hydroxy-3-methylbut-2-enyl diphosphate reductase, whose translation is MTEAEATPKTGKRVLLAKPRGYCAGVDRAVQTVEEALKLYGAPIYVRKQIVHNKHVVRTLEAQGAIFVEENEEVPEGATVVFSAHGVAPEVYEQAKARSLKAIDATCPLVTKVHQEAKRFAAEDYDILLIGHEGHEEVIGTAGEAPAHIQLVDGPDDADRITVRDPNKVVWLSQTTLSVDETLETVARLKTRLPLLQSPPSDDICYATSNRQHVVKEIAPDCDVVLVVGSRNSSNSVRLVEVALDAGARAGYLIDFAHEIDDAWLAGAGTVGLTSGASVPDELVQEVLAYLAERGFTDVDEVVTANERLTFSLPQELKRDMKAAARG